A stretch of Pseudomonadota bacterium DNA encodes these proteins:
- a CDS encoding SDR family oxidoreductase, translating into MDNSRFEGQVAMVNAAADSGIGAAIVRALLARGACVMATDVSATRVARLEQALSEHHASGRFVTAVVDGGDETAVQGAVARCVEKFGRLDKLVNNIGLNRLSPLAATSLADWNHVLTTSLTSHFLHIRHAWPWLMASRQASVVNIASLAAERPTAFGEAAYAAAKAGILGLTRAAAAEGAPTIRVNAVMPGLVWNDELSRAVADEYIDAYRSRSPLGRPGTPEEVAEVVLFLASEASAHVSGEVVRVAC; encoded by the coding sequence ATGGACAACTCACGGTTCGAGGGACAGGTGGCGATGGTCAATGCCGCCGCCGACTCCGGCATCGGCGCGGCCATCGTGCGCGCACTGCTGGCGCGCGGCGCCTGCGTGATGGCGACCGATGTCAGCGCCACGCGCGTCGCGCGACTCGAGCAGGCGCTCAGCGAGCATCACGCGTCTGGACGCTTTGTCACCGCGGTGGTCGATGGCGGCGACGAGACGGCCGTGCAAGGCGCCGTCGCGCGCTGCGTGGAGAAATTCGGGCGCCTCGACAAGCTCGTCAACAACATCGGACTGAATCGCCTGTCGCCGCTTGCCGCAACCTCGCTCGCCGACTGGAACCACGTGCTGACCACCTCCCTGACCTCGCATTTCCTGCACATCCGTCACGCGTGGCCGTGGCTCATGGCCTCGCGCCAGGCCAGCGTCGTCAACATCGCCTCGCTGGCCGCCGAGCGCCCGACCGCCTTCGGTGAAGCTGCCTACGCCGCGGCCAAGGCCGGTATTCTCGGCCTGACGCGCGCCGCCGCCGCCGAGGGCGCGCCGACCATCCGCGTCAACGCCGTGATGCCGGGCCTGGTGTGGAACGACGAGCTGTCGCGCGCCGTCGCCGATGAATACATCGATGCCTATCGCAGCCGCTCGCCCCTGGGACGCCCCGGCACGCCGGAGGAAGTGGCCGAGGTGGTGTTGTTCCTGGCGTCCGAGGCGAGCGCCCACGTGAGTGGTGAGGTCGTCCGCGTGGCGTGCTGA
- a CDS encoding LLM class flavin-dependent oxidoreductase, with translation MMRATRMYFNAFRMNCVTHMSPGLWTREDDHMVDYTSLEHWTEFAKLLERGCFDAVFLADVVGPYDVYAGNRDATLTEATHLPINDPMLLVPAMAAATRHLGFGYTSSIMQYHPFTFARLISTLDHLTRGRVAWNIVTSFTKSAARNYGLTNLPDHDVRYAMADEYTRLCYRLWEESWADDAVLKDKQRGIYADPRKVRDIDHDGEYYSVHGCHICEPSPQRTPVLFQAGASERGTAFAAENAECVFVIGANPRVAGDYARTVRARMASFKRSPDDVLCFAYMKIITGGSEAEARAKYDEYLSQVSYEGAMALLCAWTGIDFSHYEPDQPIEYIDTNAVRTVLHSFTAGDSSRRWTLRDVARFVGIGGAGPVLVGAPEQIADTLEEWVAQGIDGFNLSYATLPRSYEDFIDAVVPVLQRRGRMQTEYQGGTLREKLFPGRAARIAAPHPAAACRYPHAV, from the coding sequence ATGATGAGAGCCACGCGCATGTACTTCAACGCTTTCCGCATGAACTGCGTGACGCACATGTCACCGGGCCTGTGGACGCGCGAGGACGACCACATGGTCGACTACACCTCTCTCGAACACTGGACCGAGTTCGCCAAGCTGCTGGAGCGCGGCTGCTTCGACGCGGTGTTCCTGGCCGACGTGGTCGGCCCTTACGATGTCTATGCCGGCAATCGCGATGCGACCTTGACGGAGGCCACGCACCTGCCGATCAACGATCCGATGCTGCTGGTGCCGGCCATGGCCGCCGCCACCCGCCATCTCGGTTTCGGCTACACCAGTTCCATCATGCAGTATCACCCCTTCACCTTCGCGCGCCTGATCTCGACGCTCGATCACCTGACCCGCGGCCGCGTCGCGTGGAATATCGTCACCTCGTTCACCAAGAGCGCGGCGCGCAATTACGGGCTCACCAACCTGCCGGATCACGACGTGCGCTACGCCATGGCCGACGAATACACGCGCCTGTGCTATCGCCTGTGGGAAGAGAGCTGGGCCGACGACGCGGTGTTGAAAGACAAGCAGCGCGGCATCTATGCCGACCCGCGCAAGGTGCGCGACATCGATCACGACGGCGAGTATTACAGCGTGCACGGCTGCCATATCTGCGAGCCCTCGCCGCAACGCACGCCGGTGCTGTTCCAGGCCGGCGCCTCGGAGCGCGGCACGGCCTTCGCTGCCGAGAACGCCGAATGCGTGTTCGTGATCGGCGCCAATCCGCGCGTGGCGGGCGATTACGCGCGCACGGTGCGCGCCAGGATGGCGAGCTTCAAGCGCAGTCCCGACGACGTGCTGTGCTTCGCCTACATGAAGATCATCACCGGCGGCAGCGAGGCCGAGGCGCGCGCCAAGTATGACGAGTACCTGTCCCAGGTCAGCTACGAAGGCGCGATGGCCCTGCTGTGTGCGTGGACCGGTATCGACTTCAGTCACTACGAGCCCGATCAACCGATCGAATACATCGACACCAACGCGGTGCGCACGGTGTTGCACAGCTTCACCGCCGGCGACAGCAGTCGCCGCTGGACGCTGCGCGACGTGGCGCGCTTCGTCGGCATCGGCGGCGCCGGGCCGGTGCTGGTCGGCGCGCCCGAACAGATAGCCGACACCTTGGAAGAATGGGTGGCGCAGGGCATCGATGGCTTCAACCTGTCCTACGCAACCTTGCCGCGCAGCTACGAGGATTTCATCGACGCGGTGGTGCCGGTGCTGCAACGCCGTGGCCGCATGCAGACCGAGTACCAGGGCGGCACGCTGCGCGAGAAGCTGTTCCCGGGGCGCGCGGCGCGCATCGCGGCGCCGCATCCGGCGGCGGCTTGTCGCTATCCGCACGCTGTGTGA